The window CGATTTTCATACGGATTTGGTTGATAAAAATAAGAAGGGTTTTGGAACGGGCCACAGTGGCTGTCAGCTTGCGCAAAGCCTGACTCATCAAACGGGCCTGGGCCCCCATGGTGGCATCCCCCATTTCCCCTTCGATTTCTGCTTTGGGAACCAAAGCCGCCACTGAATCAATCACAATCACGTCCACGGCATTGGAACGGACAAGGGTTTCAGCAATTTCTAAAGCTTGTTCGCCATAATCGGGTTGTGAAATAAGAAGATCTTCCGTTTTAACCCCAATTTTTTTGGAATATTGAACATCCAAGGCATGCTCAGCATCAATAAAGGCACAAATTCCTCCCAGTTTTTGGGCTTCAGCCACCACATGGAGGGTGAGTGTTGTTTTCCCCGATGATTCCGGGCCGTAAACTTCAACAATACGTCCACGAGGAAGCCCCCCAATACCCAGGGCAATATCTAAAGCCAGCGACCCGGTGGGGATGGCATCAATGGCCTTGTTTCTTGAGGCTTCATCGTCCCCCAATCGCATGATGGAACCTTTGCCAAACTGCTTTTCAATGCTGGAAAGGGCCAGGGCAATGGATTTGTTTTTTTCGGTAATATCTTGAGTGGTGGACATGGGGTGGACTCCTTTTAGTTATGAGTGATGAGTGATGAGACCAAAATTTTTCTCATGACTCATCACTCGTAATTCAACTTCTTACTTATAAACCGATCCCTTATTTGTCAACTTACTTATATAGACTTACTTATATAGACTTAAATTTGGAGGGGAAATTTACACCGACTTTAGCGATAATTTCAAAAGAAGATCAAAAAAACCGGGGAAAGAAGTGGCCACACAGTCGATATCTTCAATGACGGAAGGGCCATCAGCAACAAGCGCCGCAACAGCCAAACTCATCGCCACGCGATGGTCACCAAAGCTTTGAAACTTCCCTGCCTTAAAAGGAAAGGGTTTGCCGCCATGAACCTTAAAGCCATCTTCTCTTTCATCAACCCCCACTCCCAAGGTTTTTAAATGCTGGCACATGGTTTTGATGCGATCGCTTTCCTTGACCCGCAATTCTTTGGCATCGGCAACCACAGAATCCCCTTTGGCCCTAGCCGCAGCAATTGAAAAAACGGGAATCTCATCAATGAGTTTTGGAATAATATCCCCACCAATGGATATGGCTTTAAGATCCGCACTTAAAACTTCAATATCCGCCACGGGTTCACCGGACACTTCGCGTTTATCTACAAGCGAAAGTTTTTTTTCTTTACTCCCCTTCTTGGAAACAACCATTTCTTCTAGCACACTCATCAGGGCATCCCGCGTCGGATTCACACCCACATTTTGAATAAGAAGTTTTGAATGAGGAACCACAAGCCCTGCCACCATAAAAAAAGCAGCACTTGAAAAATCACCGGGCACCCTCATCTGAAAATTTTTAAGCTTTGACCCCGGACGAACAGAATGGGTCAGTTTTCTTGATTTGAAGAAAGCCCCCAAACCTTTAAGCATGCGTTCCGTATGGTCACGCGACTGGGCAGGTTCATGCACCACTGTCTCCCCTTTGGCATACAATCCTGCCAACAAAATAGCCGATTTCACCTGAGCTGAGGCCACCGGCATTGTGTAATCAATGCCTTTTAAATTTTTATTCCCCTTCACCGTAATGATGCGTCTTCCACTCGCCTCGTGGTTGACTTCAAACTGGGCCCCCATTTTTTTAAGAGGTTCGATCACCCTTTCCATCGGGCGACGATTAAGAGAGGCATCTCCGGTAAAACGTGATGTAAAAGGCTGGGCGGCCAACAACCCCAGAAGCAGACGCATGGTTGTGCCGGAATTACCACAATCTAAAATTTGATCGGAGGGCCTTAAGCCATCAAGCCCCACCCCGGAAATAACAAGGGTGTCACTGGGACTTAAATCCTCTGGTTTGTGGGACATGCGCACCCCCAGTTGTTGAAAAATACGCATGGTGGACAAAACATCTTCGCCCAAAAGCAGATTTTCAACACGGCTTTCCCCTTCAGCCAACGAACCAAACATCACGGCACGATGGGAAACGGACTTGTCCCCTGGAACAGTGATAGCCCCTTCAAGTTTTTGGGCAGGATGAATCGTGATTGAGTTCATGAGATTTTTTGTCTTAGGGACTGAGCGGATTCAAAATAGTTCAACATTTTCTTTTGTTTTCCTTTGGAAAGAAAATTGGAAATTTT of the Deltaproteobacteria bacterium GWA2_45_12 genome contains:
- a CDS encoding recombinase RecA; amino-acid sequence: MSTTQDITEKNKSIALALSSIEKQFGKGSIMRLGDDEASRNKAIDAIPTGSLALDIALGIGGLPRGRIVEVYGPESSGKTTLTLHVVAEAQKLGGICAFIDAEHALDVQYSKKIGVKTEDLLISQPDYGEQALEIAETLVRSNAVDVIVIDSVAALVPKAEIEGEMGDATMGAQARLMSQALRKLTATVARSKTLLIFINQIRMKIGVMFGNPETTTGGNALKFYASVRMDIRRIGAIKQGEQMVGNRTRVKVVKNKVAPPFQEVEFDMFYNQGISKESDILNLAVEHELIEKSGSWFSYGPERIGQGQENAVQFLKQNNGITQKIETEIRKLAGLGGPEAAKAALVAEKDKKAVKN
- a CDS encoding 3-phosphoshikimate 1-carboxyvinyltransferase, with amino-acid sequence MNSITIHPAQKLEGAITVPGDKSVSHRAVMFGSLAEGESRVENLLLGEDVLSTMRIFQQLGVRMSHKPEDLSPSDTLVISGVGLDGLRPSDQILDCGNSGTTMRLLLGLLAAQPFTSRFTGDASLNRRPMERVIEPLKKMGAQFEVNHEASGRRIITVKGNKNLKGIDYTMPVASAQVKSAILLAGLYAKGETVVHEPAQSRDHTERMLKGLGAFFKSRKLTHSVRPGSKLKNFQMRVPGDFSSAAFFMVAGLVVPHSKLLIQNVGVNPTRDALMSVLEEMVVSKKGSKEKKLSLVDKREVSGEPVADIEVLSADLKAISIGGDIIPKLIDEIPVFSIAAARAKGDSVVADAKELRVKESDRIKTMCQHLKTLGVGVDEREDGFKVHGGKPFPFKAGKFQSFGDHRVAMSLAVAALVADGPSVIEDIDCVATSFPGFFDLLLKLSLKSV